The following proteins are encoded in a genomic region of Hyalangium minutum:
- a CDS encoding HAMP domain-containing histidine kinase: protein MSIKAVLTAILTVLGVLVLAAVGSLIVLTGYLHQVTSHLSSSIDEVRLAEELEVELLTHSRQAEVRLSPGLEAPPGPLAVSEARLQTLLAEMRPLAVTTEERAMLQEIDEKVSAYLAAREETQGVAPTQVAGKVAPRLDEALSLLEQLVDFNVQEARVAQAKANRWDEWVSVWGITLAVLLLAVMAVVLFWVRRSVLVPVIQISRAMRRFGSGHKRTRAPETGPAELREMARTFNEMASSLSRQQEDQLTFLAGVAHDLRNPLSALKMSTALADPGRADASPERLQKMLALMRRQVARLDRMVGDLLDATRIEAGKLELQLEERDARELARGVVELYQATGPSHELILSLPDAPVHLRCDGARIEQVLNNLVSNALKYSPSGTRVEVTVLSEGEEALFCVSDQGIGISEDEQRHLFAPFQRTHGARAHAQGAGLGLSVARRIVEAHGGRIEVDSHPGQGSMFQVRLPLVPSVQPTSTLPASSPTWTPDGAMH from the coding sequence ATGAGTATCAAGGCCGTCCTGACCGCCATCCTCACCGTGCTGGGAGTGCTCGTGCTGGCGGCCGTTGGCTCGCTCATCGTCCTCACCGGGTACCTGCATCAGGTGACTTCTCACCTCAGCTCCTCCATTGACGAGGTCCGTCTCGCGGAGGAACTGGAGGTGGAGCTGCTCACCCACTCCCGTCAGGCCGAGGTGCGGCTCTCCCCTGGCCTGGAGGCTCCGCCCGGGCCGCTCGCCGTCAGCGAAGCGCGGCTCCAAACGCTGCTCGCCGAGATGAGACCTCTGGCCGTCACGACCGAGGAGCGGGCGATGCTCCAGGAGATTGACGAGAAGGTGAGCGCCTACCTGGCCGCCCGTGAAGAGACCCAAGGAGTGGCTCCCACACAGGTGGCAGGCAAGGTGGCACCCCGGCTCGATGAAGCGCTGTCCCTTCTGGAGCAGCTCGTCGACTTCAACGTGCAGGAGGCCCGCGTAGCGCAGGCGAAGGCCAACCGCTGGGACGAGTGGGTCAGCGTCTGGGGCATCACGCTCGCGGTGCTGTTGCTCGCGGTGATGGCCGTGGTCCTCTTCTGGGTCCGGCGCTCCGTGCTCGTTCCGGTCATCCAGATCAGCCGCGCCATGCGCCGCTTCGGCTCGGGGCACAAGCGCACGCGAGCCCCCGAGACAGGGCCCGCGGAGCTGCGCGAGATGGCCCGCACCTTCAATGAGATGGCCTCCTCGCTCTCCCGGCAGCAGGAGGATCAGCTCACCTTCCTGGCCGGTGTGGCCCATGATCTGCGCAACCCGCTCTCCGCGTTGAAGATGTCCACTGCCCTCGCCGACCCGGGCCGGGCCGATGCCTCGCCCGAGCGTCTCCAGAAGATGCTCGCCCTGATGCGCCGGCAGGTGGCGCGCCTGGACCGCATGGTGGGGGACTTGCTCGACGCCACCCGCATCGAGGCGGGCAAGCTGGAGCTTCAGCTCGAGGAGCGCGATGCCCGCGAGCTGGCTCGCGGCGTGGTGGAGCTGTACCAGGCCACCGGGCCGAGCCATGAGCTCATCCTCTCCCTGCCCGACGCCCCGGTGCACCTGCGCTGCGATGGCGCCCGCATCGAGCAGGTGCTCAACAACCTCGTGAGCAACGCCTTGAAGTACTCACCCTCGGGTACGCGCGTGGAGGTCACCGTGCTGAGCGAGGGCGAGGAAGCCCTCTTCTGTGTCTCCGACCAGGGCATCGGCATCTCCGAGGACGAGCAGCGCCACCTCTTCGCTCCGTTCCAGCGCACCCACGGTGCACGCGCGCACGCGCAGGGCGCGGGCCTGGGGCTCTCCGTGGCCCGGCGCATCGTCGAGGCGCATGGAGGACGCATCGAGGTGGACAGCCATCCGGGCCAGGGCTCCATGTTCCAGGTCCGCCTGCCGCTCGTGCCCTCGGTTCAGCCCACGAGCACACTGCCGGCGTCTTCGCCCACGTGGACTCCGGACGGCGCGATGCATTGA
- a CDS encoding nicotinamidase produces MKTQVKELPLPSFYRPDNAGSYGYGPNAGKIQVEAATWRAAHDLAPSATDKFNLHLLLIDVQKDFCFPEGSLYVAGRSGKGAIEDSRRIAEFVYKNLGALTNVTTTLDTHFAYQIFFPSFWVDQNDQPLTPYREVTREQIERGQVRPNPAVAKWLCGGNYPWLLKQVKYYCEELERAGKYTLYLWPPHCLLGGDGHALAGVVQEARLFHAFARGAQSWCEVKGGNPLTENYSVLRPEVLSRHDGQPLAQRNTQFLKTLLTADAVVIAGQAASHCVKSSIDDLLSEIVAQDAALARKVYLLTDCMSAVTVPDGKGGFAADFTPQAEAALKRFADAGMHLVKSTDPLASWPDLRIG; encoded by the coding sequence ATGAAGACCCAGGTGAAGGAGCTTCCGCTTCCGTCGTTCTACCGGCCGGACAACGCAGGCTCGTACGGCTACGGCCCCAACGCCGGAAAGATCCAGGTGGAGGCCGCCACGTGGCGCGCGGCGCATGACCTGGCTCCCTCGGCCACGGACAAGTTCAACCTGCACCTGCTCCTCATCGACGTGCAGAAGGACTTCTGCTTCCCCGAGGGCTCGCTCTACGTGGCCGGCCGCAGCGGCAAGGGCGCCATCGAAGACAGCCGCCGCATCGCCGAGTTCGTCTACAAGAACCTCGGCGCCCTGACGAACGTCACCACCACGCTCGACACGCACTTCGCCTACCAGATCTTCTTCCCTTCGTTCTGGGTGGACCAGAACGACCAGCCGCTCACCCCGTACCGCGAGGTGACCCGCGAGCAGATCGAGCGCGGCCAGGTGCGCCCCAACCCCGCCGTCGCCAAGTGGCTCTGCGGCGGCAACTACCCCTGGCTCCTCAAGCAGGTGAAGTACTACTGCGAGGAGCTCGAGCGCGCCGGCAAGTACACCCTCTACCTGTGGCCCCCGCACTGCCTGCTCGGCGGCGACGGGCACGCCCTGGCCGGTGTCGTGCAGGAGGCTCGCCTCTTCCACGCCTTCGCCCGCGGCGCCCAGTCGTGGTGCGAGGTGAAGGGCGGCAACCCGCTCACGGAGAACTACTCGGTGCTGCGCCCCGAGGTGCTCAGCCGCCACGACGGCCAGCCGCTCGCCCAGCGCAACACCCAGTTCCTCAAGACGCTGCTCACCGCCGACGCCGTCGTCATCGCCGGCCAGGCCGCCAGCCACTGCGTGAAGAGCTCCATCGACGACTTGCTCAGCGAGATCGTCGCCCAGGACGCCGCGCTCGCTCGCAAGGTGTACCTGCTCACCGACTGCATGTCGGCCGTGACGGTGCCCGATGGCAAGGGGGGCTTCGCCGCCGACTTCACCCCGCAGGCCGAGGCCGCCCTCAAGCGCTTCGCCGACGCGGGCATGCACCTGGTGAAGAGCACCGACCCGCTGGCCAGCTGGCCCGACCTGCGCATCGGCTGA
- a CDS encoding universal stress protein — translation MRRILVAVDGTQASREAARTALEYASGMSSRVTFVHVLPERVAEEAGEAPEFADFERACEQYAEALLKETCANTQSRHPGANTLVAHGEPAAVLSELAEEEDVVLVIVGARARGSLARTLLGSVSGELMCRCPKPVLVVPERAALGLLPRVPGEEPPVC, via the coding sequence ATGCGCAGAATCCTCGTGGCAGTGGATGGCACACAGGCCTCGCGGGAGGCCGCCCGGACGGCGCTGGAGTACGCCAGCGGGATGAGCAGCCGGGTGACCTTCGTCCACGTCCTGCCGGAGCGCGTGGCCGAGGAGGCGGGCGAAGCTCCCGAGTTCGCTGACTTCGAGCGCGCCTGCGAACAGTACGCCGAGGCACTCCTCAAGGAGACGTGCGCCAACACCCAGAGCCGGCACCCAGGAGCCAACACGCTGGTGGCACATGGAGAGCCCGCGGCCGTGCTCAGTGAGTTGGCGGAGGAAGAGGATGTGGTGCTGGTCATCGTCGGCGCGAGGGCGCGAGGCTCGCTGGCGCGCACGCTGCTCGGGAGCGTCTCGGGAGAGCTGATGTGCCGGTGTCCCAAGCCGGTGCTGGTGGTTCCCGAGCGCGCGGCCCTCGGCCTGCTGCCCCGTGTCCCAGGTGAAGAGCCCCCTGTCTGCTGA